In one Mucilaginibacter ginsenosidivorax genomic region, the following are encoded:
- the fabD gene encoding ACP S-malonyltransferase, giving the protein MKAYIFPGQGAQFPGMGKDLYEQSDKAHELFEKANEILGFRITDVMFDGTAEDLVQTNVTQPAIFLHSVILATVLGDDFKPDMVAGHSLGEFSALVAAGALSFEDGLRLVAARANAMQKACELQPSTMAAILGLDDFTVEDICQRATGVVVTANYNCPGQLVISGSIEGIDEACEKLLAAGAKRALKLKVGGAFHSPLMESARVELEAAIVATEIKAPVCPIYQNIDAKPYTDPAVIKQNLIAQLTGAVRWTQTVKHMLEDGATSFTEVGPGNVLQGLVKKVDRAIVTQSAVIPQ; this is encoded by the coding sequence ATGAAAGCATATATTTTTCCAGGGCAGGGCGCCCAATTCCCGGGTATGGGCAAAGATCTTTACGAGCAATCGGATAAAGCACATGAGTTATTTGAAAAGGCCAATGAAATATTGGGCTTCAGGATTACCGATGTGATGTTTGATGGCACAGCCGAAGATTTGGTTCAAACAAACGTTACCCAGCCGGCTATATTTTTACACTCGGTTATTTTAGCTACCGTGTTGGGCGACGACTTTAAACCGGATATGGTTGCCGGCCACTCCCTTGGCGAGTTTTCGGCCCTGGTTGCTGCCGGTGCATTATCGTTTGAAGATGGCTTGCGTTTGGTGGCCGCACGTGCCAATGCCATGCAAAAAGCTTGCGAATTACAACCATCAACCATGGCTGCCATATTAGGGTTGGATGACTTTACAGTAGAAGACATATGTCAACGCGCTACCGGCGTGGTGGTAACGGCAAACTATAACTGCCCGGGCCAGTTGGTTATTTCCGGCAGTATTGAAGGGATTGACGAAGCTTGCGAAAAATTGCTGGCCGCTGGTGCCAAACGGGCTTTAAAACTCAAAGTTGGCGGAGCTTTCCACTCGCCATTAATGGAATCGGCCAGGGTTGAATTAGAGGCAGCAATTGTTGCCACCGAAATTAAAGCCCCGGTTTGCCCCATTTATCAAAACATTGATGCCAAACCTTATACCGATCCTGCTGTTATAAAACAAAATTTAATAGCACAGCTTACAGGTGCCGTAAGGTGGACACAAACGGTGAAGCATATGTTAGAGGATGGTGCCACCTCATTTACCGAGGTTGGGCCGGGCAATGTATTGCAGGGGCTTGTTAAAAAAGTTGACAGGGCAATAGTTACACAAAGCGCGGTTATACCTCAATAA
- the mqnB gene encoding futalosine hydrolase yields the protein MLILVVAATAPEVEPLAKYFGNKIDVLITGAGMVPTAFALGRLFAHNKYDLVINLGIAGSFDKSIEPGFVVEVTDDTFAETGAEDDEKFIPMNVLGFGEVTYKPTTSLDEVESNFYLKKARAITVNTVHGNDTSIKKVQERLNPQLESMEGAAFFYACRQVNARCIQIRAVSNFVEKRNRDNWQIGLAIKNLNTFAIDLIDAIIKL from the coding sequence ATGCTCATATTAGTTGTTGCCGCAACGGCGCCCGAAGTTGAACCATTGGCCAAATACTTCGGGAATAAAATAGATGTATTAATAACCGGCGCCGGCATGGTTCCTACAGCCTTTGCCCTGGGGCGTCTTTTTGCCCATAATAAATATGACCTGGTAATAAATTTAGGCATCGCAGGCAGCTTTGACAAAAGCATTGAACCTGGCTTTGTAGTAGAAGTAACCGACGATACCTTTGCTGAAACCGGTGCAGAAGACGACGAAAAGTTTATACCCATGAACGTTTTGGGCTTTGGCGAGGTTACCTATAAACCAACAACCTCATTAGACGAGGTTGAAAGCAATTTCTATTTAAAAAAAGCCAGGGCCATTACGGTAAATACTGTTCATGGCAATGATACATCTATCAAAAAGGTGCAGGAGCGCTTAAACCCGCAACTGGAAAGCATGGAAGGCGCGGCTTTTTTTTATGCCTGCCGGCAGGTTAACGCGCGCTGTATCCAAATCAGGGCAGTGTCAAATTTCGTCGAAAAACGCAATCGTGATAACTGGCAGATAGGGCTTGCCATAAAAAATCTGAATACCTTTGCTATCGACCTGATTGACGCAATCATTAAGCTTTAA
- the folE gene encoding GTP cyclohydrolase I FolE, whose translation MIDKNHIPDRDDDIDGYTKIDRYNPQLIENLSAHYLDVLKQIGENPQREGLLKTPERIAKAMLFLTHGYDLDAKSILNSAMFKEEYSQMVIVKDIEVYSMCEHHMLPFFGKAHIAYIPNGYVVGLSKIPRVVDAFARRLQVQERLTNEIRDCIQETLNPVGVGIVIECRHLCMSMRGVQKQNSVTTTSAFTGEFLKEKTRTEFLNLISSKLS comes from the coding sequence ATGATTGATAAAAACCACATCCCCGACCGCGATGATGATATTGACGGTTACACCAAAATAGACAGGTATAACCCGCAACTGATTGAAAACCTATCGGCCCATTACCTTGATGTTTTAAAACAAATTGGCGAAAATCCTCAAAGAGAAGGACTGTTAAAAACACCTGAACGGATAGCCAAGGCAATGCTGTTTTTAACCCATGGCTATGACCTGGACGCTAAAAGCATTTTGAATTCGGCCATGTTCAAAGAAGAATACAGCCAGATGGTAATTGTAAAAGATATTGAAGTATACTCGATGTGCGAGCACCACATGCTGCCTTTTTTCGGAAAGGCACACATTGCCTATATTCCTAACGGCTACGTGGTTGGGCTAAGCAAAATACCACGCGTAGTTGATGCTTTTGCCCGCAGGCTGCAGGTGCAGGAGCGCTTAACCAACGAAATTCGTGATTGTATACAGGAAACGCTTAACCCGGTTGGTGTAGGAATAGTTATTGAATGCCGCCACTTGTGCATGAGCATGCGCGGTGTGCAAAAGCAAAACTCGGTAACCACCACATCGGCTTTTACAGGCGAGTTTTTGAAAGAAAAAACCCGCACCGAATTTTTAAATTTAATAAGTTCGAAATTAAGTTGA
- a CDS encoding 6-pyruvoyl trahydropterin synthase family protein, whose product MIHITRKEHFNAAHRMYREEWSAEKNNEVFGKCANPNWHGHNYNLFVTVKGEVTHATGYLMDLKELKVIINEHVIEKLDHKNINLDVEFMAGKMASTELLCIEIFNQLKAPIEAYEGVFLHSVKLYETENNSAEYFGG is encoded by the coding sequence ATGATACATATAACGCGCAAAGAACATTTTAATGCCGCTCACCGGATGTACCGTGAGGAATGGAGCGCTGAAAAAAACAATGAGGTATTTGGCAAATGCGCCAACCCCAACTGGCATGGTCATAATTACAATTTATTTGTAACGGTTAAGGGCGAAGTTACCCACGCAACGGGCTATCTGATGGACTTGAAAGAGCTTAAGGTTATTATTAACGAGCATGTTATTGAAAAGCTTGATCATAAAAACATCAATTTAGATGTTGAATTCATGGCGGGTAAAATGGCATCAACGGAGTTACTTTGCATCGAGATTTTTAATCAGCTTAAGGCGCCAATTGAGGCTTATGAGGGGGTGTTTTTACACTCGGTAAAACTATATGAAACTGAAAATAATTCCGCGGAATATTTTGGCGGATAA